Genomic segment of Primulina tabacum isolate GXHZ01 chromosome 11, ASM2559414v2, whole genome shotgun sequence:
ACTTTGTAGTTCGATTATATatcaattaaatcatttataatAGTTTATGTATCAATTTGTCAATAGTTTATGtaccaaaatattttaatttttctttaatgGATTTTTTTCTATAAGTTTAATTAGATCGTACatcttatttttatattttatctaGAAATTTTGTTTTAATCCTTGtacatttgaaatttaaattgaCATTTAATATTGAAATATTGATCCAGTAACTGGTATATGAATGTCAAAATTGATGTTTTGTAATCCCATTTATTATCATTTATGGCAATAACCTATTTGAATTCCCATTCCAAATTACACAATTCAAATTTCACAACAACGTTAACCCAAAACGACGCTCCAAAACTCCTATTCAATGTTCCTCAACAATTGGAAGCATACCATTCATTGGATTCATGAACTCTTTCATACTACAATTTGTTGATATTCAAGTGGAAAAAAACAATTACTTGTAGAATACAATtagagaaaaaatatatttttttatcagcGTTATTGTCTGTTTATAATTTTAGTTatgcaaaaatttatgtgagaaggtctcacgagtcgtaatTGTGacacaaatctcttatttgggtcatccatgaaaattattactttttatgctaagtgcattactttttattgtgaatatctgtaggattgacccgtctgtCTCACAAATTATGATTCGTGAAACCACCTCACAAgaaatttagtcttttttagTTATCAGTATGGTCAAGTTTCAGTTATATTctattgtttttttattatataattttaattatttttgtaagAGTTTTGATAGTTGTTGTCAGCATCATCTTCCCATGTTGAAAATTAAATGAGTTGCTGTGTATTAAATGCTGCAACTAAGCGCCTCACCCACTTTCTCCCTTACCCCATTGTACCCCTCATTTTCCTCTTCCTTCCGGATGGCCCTTTTCTTCCCCACCACCACTTTCCTCCTCTCCCAATGTCCGCCACCCTACCCATACCGCCGCCGCCGCTAACCACCACAACTGTCAAATCCTCTTTCTCTCAGAACCTCAGTTCCATAGGTCTCGGCTACGCTATCGCTATTGCCTTCGGATTCCTCGTTCTCTTCTCCACCGTCCTTCTCGCCTCCTATATCTGCTGCCGTTCAGCAACCACACGCCGACGCAGACAACACCGTCGCTCCCCGTCTTCTACAGACCAGAACCCCTCCACTGAGAACAGCGTCTACCTCCCCCGGATAATCTTCGTCGCCGAGGATGACGAGAGCGACTCGCAAAACGTCGTCGTCGGGCTCGATCAAGCGGTCATTAACTCGTACCCGAAGTTCGTCTTCTCGAAGGGAAACGGGAACGCGGGAAACGAAAACGTTTGTTCGATCTGTTTGTGCGAGTATAGGGAAGCGGAAATGCTGAGGATGCTACCGGATTGTAGGCACTGCTTCCACGTTATGTGTGTGGATGCGTGGCTTAAGCTGAATGCTTCGTGCCCTGTTTGCCGGAACTCTCCGTTGCCAACGCCGCTGTCCACGCCGTTGCAGGAAGTGGTGCCGCTCTCTCAATACTCCGATGGCCGTAGGAGAGCATAATGTTAGGGGTGAAGTGGTGATTGAAGAATTATTAAGGGGTCGATTGCTATTTTTGGGATAGGGTGGTGGGGtgtttttttgaaattgtaaaAAGGTTTTGGGTTGCTTTTGGTCGTGGCTGGCATTAATTGTTTTAGTgggattatttattttaagctTTTTTATGTCTGTTTTTTACGcaatggatatatatatatattaatatttgatttgattggataTTAAAAATAGAAGATAGCAAGTTTAAAAATGTCTTTTTCTTTGTCAACCTGTTATGAATTTAGTATTTTGTTACTAATTTTACCAAGTAATGTGTTTGTGACATTGAAAAtaagatttcaaatttcatttGACTTGACTGCGAGTCAACTCAATCAAATATGCGTTGACTTCTAAATcaatatatatgtttaattggGGTGTAATAGGCAAATTCAtctatttttttatcaattttatttagataaattttaaattcatacatacatatatatatatatgtatatatatatatatttatttatttatttgtgtgtgtaaaatttggatatgttatatCACATATAATAGATGTAcgttatttcattgatagacACAAATATGTACATAATTGACAGAaacaatatcaaaattatatacatGTGTATAATTATCatctatttaaaatatgagtttgAAACATCTACAATTGttgtaattattatattttcattATCTTTTCTCTACACTTCCGTACAAATTGGATGTGAAGAAGTGAGTGAATAATTGGAAATACAATCAGATTActatgaatttaaaatttatctaAATAAAAATTGATTGAAAAGTCAGATGAATTTACCCATAACACCCCAATTAGACATAAATATATTGAGTTAGAAGTCAACGCATCTTTGATCGACTCGCAGTCAAGTCAAATGAAATTTGACTACGCTTTATAATattatcaatatatataatttgttttggcaaaaatttgtgtgagacgatctcacgggtcgtattttgtgagacaaatatcttatttgggtcatccatgaaaaatattactttttatgctaagagtatcactttttattgtgaatatcggtagggttgacccgactcacagataaaaattcgtgaaaccgtATCAAAGAACATACTCATGAAGTTATGGGGTACATCTTCTTTGGcttttcttttcattttatttttgggcAGAATTTTAACCTTACGTGTCAATACTTAAatatgttgaaaatatgaaaaatatttgtgtttaaaattataatgttgaatgttgaaaattaggtaaaattaggtgttgaatattgaaaattagtgtgtgatgatgtatgtaatgatgaaattgtttttggattgttttccaaagaaatctTATAAATAGGTGtccatttgtaaagatttgatacaattgagtagagagaaaaatattataaagtgtgtagtttgataaattttgagagtttgagatttttactttttacattaaatttttaccttttcacaacacgttatcagcacgaagctctaaaagtcttccatacttttccaagctttaaacagaagaaaaaggtaacaaaagtaataatatttattttactgttatttatttattgtgtatatatttaatatataatatcatgttattattagaaataataaaaataaatttttcaaaaacttgatataaatcctgggaggatgttaagacgacatcccacactcctgGTAAGGGAtactgtgaggcccggggccgaagaggacggggggtgatcgtcggtgccatgaggttgcacggacaatgtgcggctcctggcaggcttctaggtggaggtaacatgaatgaaccgatcccacaccggaatgagagggatttcgaggctgttcaatgtaatggactgcacagttgaagagggcttaaaagatttgatttgtactactcatatcacgaaggtgcatctttttttcggtagctcatcacataagaactccaaagttaagcgtgtgcttgacttggggcaattttgggatgggtgacctcctgggaagtttcccaggtgTGTGTGGGCGTTAcagatacgacaagtataaaagcctataaggttttaaacaaaataacttatgacacttcattataataatgtgatatgatatacataattatttaaacatgactaatattttatacaccatattattaccgtaaaattatacaaatacatacatttattttttggtacaccaacggtcataaacggtaacaaaacggctagtttttgtcctataaatatgatctcacaaactctttcaatcactccaactttctcctattttctaaaaattattcttcatcaaattttcgaagaaaaaagaagatagCTTTCTcaagattatttttaattattttggttatcatactcacgagtcttttatttatcggagaatatcctcctcgtgtgttttctttatttttacaaatgcttgtacttgttgtttatccattactttgtattgcaatattcattaactaataaaatgcatcgtaattttttagtaccaccatgtcaaatttgacaaagctcgaatttgttgcgctcgacatcacgggaaaaaattatatgccatggactctcgatgtagaaatgcatcttgagtcattgagtctaagcgagaccattaaagaaaatggtatatcttcatcacaagaaaaacaaaagctataatatttttgcgtcgacatctcgatgaagatttaaaatgtgaatatctcatcgaaaaagatctcatggctctgtggaaatgattgaaagaaagatttgttcatataagggaagttatacttccgaccgcccttgatgaatggaatatgttaagattccaagattttaagaaagtcagtgattataattcagcgatgtatcgaataatctcgcagctaaaattttgtggacatgaggttacagaatcggaaatgcttgaaaaaacattttccacgtttcacgcatcaaatataactttacagtaacaatatagagtgcgtggatttgcgagatattctgaactcatcgcatgtcttcttgtggcggaaaagaacaatgagctattaatgagaaatcatcagtcccgacccactggatcaacagcatttccagaagtaaatgatgtgattaaaaatgaatttaaacctggaaaccaaaatcaaatccagagacaaggttttggtcgaggtcgaggtcgaggtcgaggtcgtggacgtggacgtggacgtggaattgctCGTGGTCGAgaccgtggttttgaaaataatagagatatttatttttataactcatcttaaaagggcgtcacgaaccatccgcagaaaaggcatcatgagaacatgagtgttaataaaaatcactcgaaaagatttgaaagttcttgtttcagatgcggcactccaggacattggtctcgtatttgtcgagcccctgagcacctttgcaagctctataaagaatcgataaaggggaaagaaaaagagaccaacttcactgaacgaagTGACCGTTTGactgattcaactcattttgatgctgctgattttatgaatgatttcactagaaatgatcaatatgttggtggtaTAGAAATGAACTATATTGATGCTACatattttctcaatgatttctctgaaaatgaacaatataatggtagaatataaatgtacaataatttatttttcatgtattcatataataatattttattgtacaattatgatatgtgttatatttacatatgtattgtcagtaattttatttcattgcatatttttttttaagttcaaatatggaaaatgctatgagcaaagctgaagtttgcatacccgataatGGTACAAcacacactatcctccgagataaaagatatttcttggaactaaaaccaacaaaaacaacggtgaatacaatatcaggtcctgtagccttgattaaaggatgtggtaaaacacaatttttgttacctaatggtacaaaatttttgatcattgatgctttatattcaccacaatcgaaaaaaaatttgttgagttttaatgatatatattcccatggttatgatactcaaacaatgaatgaagagAATGAGaagtatatgtgtcttatcacatataaatcaggaaagaaatatgtgattgaaaaactaccaatgctccctactggattgcattatgcacatataagtcccattgaatcaaacatggtagttgataattcttcaatattaaccaattggcatgatcgattaggacatcctggttcaacaatgatgcgaagaattatagaaaatacacatggtcatccgctgaaagaccagaagatctttcagaataataagtttcaatataaagcatgttctcttggaaaacttattataagaccatcaacagccaaaatccaaactgaatcaccaatgtttcttgaacatattcagggtgatatttgtggaccaatacatccaccatgtggaccattcagatactttatggtattgattgatgcctccagcagatggtcacatgtatgtttattgtcaactcgaaattttgcatttgcaagattacttgctcaaataataaaattgaggaatcaatttctcgattatacaatcaagaaaattagacttgataatgctggtgaatttacttcccaaactttcaatgattattgtatgtctatgggaataattgttgagcatcatgttgctcatgtacatacacataatggattggctgaatcattgattaaacgtctgcaaatgattgctagaccaatgattattaaaaaacaaagctccctatttctatatggggacatgcaattttacatgttgcttcattaattcgcatcagaccaagtgcatatcataaatactccccattgcatcttgcatttggtaaagaaccagacatttctcatctgagaatttttggatgtatggtgtatgtgcctattgcaccaccgcaacgaaagaaaatgggacctcaaagaaaggttgtaatttatatcggttatgatagtccatcaatcattcgatatcttgaacctcagacaggcgacgtgttcacagcacgttttgctgattgtcattttaatgaggaaatctttccaatgttagggggagaacagaaacataccgaaaaagaaattacatggtatgtatcatcattgttacatctggatccaagaacaaaacaatgtgaaaaagatgtacagcaatttgtgcacttgcaaagaatatcaaatcaaataccaaatgcatttgcagacacaaaaggggtaactaaatcatatatacatgctgcaaatgtcCCCTGCTCaaattgaaattccgaagaaacaaattgaagatactcatgatgtcattaaacgcctgaagcgtggaaggccagtcggttccaaggataaaaatcctcgaaaaagaaaattcatagagaaacacgatgatcacaaaataaagaatgatgttcatgaagaaacacatgatgatcacaaaatagagaatggtgttcctgaagaaacacatgatgatgaaaatgttctgtcagaaccacaaactgacgagaatcatgaaatctctatcaattatattaatactggaaaaatatggaaccgaaaagatatagaagaaattgatgatatatttgcaatcgacatcataaataataatgaagatcatgaaccaaaatcttttggtgaatgtaaaaatcggcaggattggataaaatggaaagaagtcatccaggttgaattggattcgctaaataaacgtaatattTTTGGACTTATAGTCCTTACatctgaaggtgtaaaacctgtttgATACAAAtaggtttttattcgaaagcgaaatgagaaaaatgaaatagtaagatataaagctcgacttgttgcgcaagatttttctcaaaggcctgaaaTTGATTAttaagaaacgtattctcccgtaatggatgcaattacgtttcggtatttgattagctcggcggtatctgaaaatttagaaatgcgtcttatggatgttgttacagcttacttatatggatcacttgatagtaatatatatatgaaaatccctgaaggatttaagatgcctgaagcacaaagttcaaaacccagagaatgttattctgtgaaattacacagataattatatgggttaaagcaatccggtcgaatgtggtataatcgactaagtgatcacttgatgaaaaagggatatgtaaataattcaatatgcccttgtgttttcattaagaaaacaacatccggatgcgtaattattgctgtatatgttgatgatttaaacatcattggaacgaataaggaaattcaagaagttgtgtcatacttgaaggaagaatttgaaatgaaggatcttggaaaaaccaagtattgtctgtgtttacaaattgaacaaaaagaatgtggaatatttgttcaccagacaaattatacagaaaagatccttaaacgttttaatatggataaatcaattcctttaagtactccaatgattgttagatcattaaacatagaaaaggatccattccgtccatgtgaagatgatgaagatattctagGTCCaaaagtaccatatctaagtgctatcggtgcccttatgtatcttacaaattgtacaaggcctgatatatcttttgccgtaaatttgttggcaagatttagcacatatccaacaaagagacactggaacggaattaaacatatattccgttatctacgaggaacgacagacttgggacttttgtattcaaaagatgctaatccaagtataattggttatgccgatgctggatacttatctgatccacacaaggcacgttcccaaactggatatgtatttactcgtggaggcactgcaatttcttggcgttcacagaaacaaacgcttgtAACAACTttatcaaatcatgccgagattattgcactacatgaagcaagccgtgaatgtgtgtggttaaaatcaatgagccaacatatccaaatctcatgtggattatcattcgacgagaagcatgtgatactatatgaagataatgctgcatgtgttgctcaaatgaaagaaggatacataaaaagcgacaggactaaacatattcctcctaagttttTCGCATTCAGCAAGGAGCTtgataagaataaatgtattgatgttcgtcacattcaatcaagtgaaaactcatcagatctcttcacaaaggcacttcctacgacaatattcagaaagcacatatataatattgggatgcgcaatctacgaaatttgtgaagaattgttcatgtcaacatgagggggagtttacatgactgcactctttttcccttgctatggtttttatcccaatgggtttttcctaggaaggtttttaacgagacaGTACAAaatcacgtaatgaagacatcatcgtatcatgatcatcatcacaagggggagtgttgaaaatataaaaatatttgtgtttaaaattataatgttgaatgttgaaaattatgtaaaattaggtgttgaatattgaaaattagtgtgtgatgatgtatgtaatgatgaaattgtttttggattgttttccaaagaaatcctataaataggtctccatttgtaaagatttgatacaattgagtagagaaaaaatattataaaatatgtagtttggtaaattttgagagtttgagatttttattttttaacataaa
This window contains:
- the LOC142518310 gene encoding RING-H2 finger protein ATL67-like, whose translation is MSATLPIPPPPLTTTTVKSSFSQNLSSIGLGYAIAIAFGFLVLFSTVLLASYICCRSATTRRRRQHRRSPSSTDQNPSTENSVYLPRIIFVAEDDESDSQNVVVGLDQAVINSYPKFVFSKGNGNAGNENVCSICLCEYREAEMLRMLPDCRHCFHVMCVDAWLKLNASCPVCRNSPLPTPLSTPLQEVVPLSQYSDGRRRA